Part of the Salvelinus sp. IW2-2015 unplaced genomic scaffold, ASM291031v2 Un_scaffold585, whole genome shotgun sequence genome is shown below.
attCAATGGAGAGAGTTCAAAGTTTCATGACTGGCTAACACTTGCTATTCATGTCAGTGACATGTAACTTATTATCAGGAAGTCCCAGGTAAAGTATAAAGCATGACACACAACAACCAGTCAGATCCCCTCTTACACAAACATCATTGCCTCCTCTGTGAAGATGTCCAGCTCTCAAACAACCACCACTAATGGGGTGGTGGTCATCACCCATGTCTACCCCTATGGGAACGGGATGGGGGTCGCGGGGGTCYCTTCTACCCCTCACTGTCTGGGACAGACGGTTTTCTCAGTGCTGGGAAGTTTCCGGGCAGGGCATCCAAAAGCGCTTGGGGTAAGAATTTTCTAATTAAAATGACAATTTTGGTTGAATGTAATGGGTTGAATGTAATGGAAGAACAGAAAAAAGAAATTTCCTGCTTTGCTCTTTGTTTTTCTCTCACAGACCGTACAGATCATGATTGGTTTGATGATGCTGTTAACAGGAATTGTGATGGCTACAGCCCCGTGGTTGGATAATATTGGAGTAGTCAGTGGAATATTTGTCTGGGGATCGATCATTGTGAGTGAGCTGCTTGAGCTGCTCTGTCTAACAATCCTCCCTTACGTTTCCTGTCTGCCTGGATACAAAACAAAACGTCCTCCTAGTTAAATCATgtcactttaaaaatatatttatttaatttgaagtAATGCTTTATAAATAATGACTTGTCTTAACTAACAATTTGTCTTAACCAAGGACTTTTATCCACatatatgtatttggctaacttTGGTCATACTGTAGAAatatgtgtgtcccaaatggcacagtattcgctatataatgcactatgtaggaaatagggatACAGTATAAAtatggtgcactatgtagggaatagggagccatttaggatgcatcctTGAAAAATCTCTTTCTTGTTCCTTCTCAGTATGTAGTTGCAGgctctctcactgttgccgctgacAACAAACTGAACAAATGTCTGGTCAGTATCAATATTTTTRCCCCAATAAAGTTTAGGCTTTTGATTTATAAAGTTCCTCTCTATTTGAAGACATAGAATCTACTYTARGATAGGCCCTCATGTTTTCGTTTATCTGCTGGTTTTCCTCCCAAAACACAAGCAGTGGGGGGGCCACTGGCGTTAACTGTGGATTGCCCGTTTAAAGAATCGTAATAACAATGATAAGGAATAACAACATACTGAATTCGGTATTGCGTTTAATTCTTCTGAAATTTCCTTCCACAACCAGCCATTCCCATGTCCTCTTTCTGCTCTCATCTTCGCTGCTTAGGTGAAGTCCTCCCTGTTAATGACTGTTGTTCCGACCNNNNNNNNNNNNNNNNNNNNNNNNNNNNNNNNNNNNNNNNNNNNNNNNNNNNNNNNNNNNNNNNNNNNNNNNNNNNNNNNNNNNNNNNNNNNNNNNNNNNNNNNNNNNNNNNNNNNNNNNNNNNNNNNNNNNNNNNNNNNNNNNNNNNNNNNNNNNNNNNNNNNNNNNNNNNNNNNNNNNNNNNNNNNNNNNNNNNNNNNNNNNNNNNNNNNNNNNNNNNNNNNNNNNNNNNNNNNNNNNNNNNNNNNNNNNNNNNNNNNNNNNNNNNNNNNNNNNNNNNNNNNNNNNNNNNNNNNNNNNNNNNNNNNNNNNNNNNNNNNNNNNNNNNNNNNNNNNNNNNNNNNNNNNNNNNNNNNNNNNNNNNNNNNNNNNNNNNNNNNNNNNNNNNNNNNNNNNNNNNNNNNNNNNNNNNNNNNNNNNNNNNNNNNNNNNNNNNNNNNNNNNNNNNNNNNNNNNNNNNNNNNNNNNNNNNNNNNNNNNNNNNNNNNNNNNNNNNNNNNNNNNNNNNNNNNNNNNNNNNNNNNNNNNNNNNNNNNNNNNNNNNNNNNNNNNNNNNNNNNNNNNNNNNNNNNNNNNNNNNNNNNNNNNNNNNNNNNNNNNNNNNNNNNNNNNNNNNNNNNNNNNNNNNNNNNNNNNNNNNNNNNNNNNNNNNNNNNNNNNNNNNNNNNNNNNNNNNNNNNNNNNNNNNNNNNNNNNNNNNNNNNNNNNNNNNNNNNNNNNNNNNNNNNNNNNNNNNNNNNNNNNNNNNNNNNNNTTCTCGTGATGTTCTCGGTTTGATTTGGAGATGCCGGAAATTCCTTACTGGTTTTGAGATATGGCCTTTGactcaaatacttatgtcatgcaataaaatgcaaatgaattacttaaaaatcatacaatgtgatttctggatttttgttttagatttccgtctctcacagttgaagagtgtacctatgataaaattacagacctctacatgctttgtaagtaggaaacctgcaaaatcggcagtgtatcaaaaatacttgttctccccacgctATGTATTTTTGGCTAACTTGGTCATACTGTAGAAATatgtgtttcccaaatggcacagtatccctatataatgcactatgtaggaaattaGGATACAGTTATAAtattgtgcactatgtaggggaatagggagccatttagaTCCAGTCTTGTATAATCTCTTTCTTGTTCCTTCTCAGTATGTAGTTGCAGgctctctcactgttgccgctgacAACAAACTGAACAAATGTCTGGTCAGTATCAATATTTTTRCCCCAATAAAGTTTAGGCTTTTGATTTATAAAGTTCCTCTCTATTTGAAGACATAGAATCTACTYTARGATAGGCCCTCATGTTTTCGTTRATCTGCTGGTTTTCCTCCCAAAACACAAGCAGTGGGGGGGCCACTGGRGTTAACTGTGGATTGCCCGTTTAAAGAATCGTAATAACAATGATAAGGAATAACAACATACTGAATTTGGTATTGCGTTTAATTCTTCTGAAATTTCCTTCCACAACCAGCCATTCCCATGTCCTCTRTCTGCTCTCTCTCYCTGTCCCTTAGGTGAAKGGCTCCCTGGMAATGAATGTTGTCGCCACGGTTACTGCTCTTACTGGCATCATCCTCCATTCTTTAGACAGTGCTGGGATCATGTTGTACTGTGACWKTKCATACGATTTCTGTCAACAGTACTSGGTATATACCAAATGCTTTTAATCATctataatattttatattgtactgttgaatattttttattaggCTAATTTAAATTATGCCTACATGTGACATTGGCAACATGGAAGCAATAGTAAGGTAGATAACTGCTATAAAGTTAGTTAATAGTTAATTTTAGTCCACATTGAAACTGAAAGTTCACYAAGTGTTCATAATTGCTCCAAAATGGCGGTGTAGTCTAGTTAACTGCTGTttcctgttcctctctgtctataGGTCAGGTCCCAGGGAATATCAGGTGTTTTGGCTGTTTTCTCCTTGCTGGAGTTCATAGTGTCCATTTGTGTCTCGTCATTCGCCTGCAGAGCTGTCTGCCTGTGCTGCCATTCCACCCCTGAGGTGAGTCTATAGACTTAGATTTCTgtccatttgttttttacaaaatGTTGTAAATCTCAAGGTTATCTACATTACCCAAGTTCTCTGATATTATGAGTTAAGTACATATTTCACAAGTGGAATTTCATTCCAAAACTCTCACTTTGGGGTCACTAACCATTCCAGCCCGTGGGGCTACCGTGCATAAGAGCGCAGTCGAAAGTGTGACGTAGCGCGTCAGGCATTGTTGCAAAAGGCTCATGAAGAAACTGAGGGCCAGACTTCTTAATCCACTGCCAATAGGACAGCTATGAGACAGGTATGTCTTGTTCCTGCTCTGTGTAGAGTATGGTGTGTTGTACTGGCTATACCTGAAGCTCCGAGAGGATGTTCCCGAGTTCTCCGAAACGAGCTAASTAAACTACACCATGTGGWGTGAAGGCCGCCCAAAGCCAGAAAGGGCTGAGGGGCATTCACTGTGAACCCTATAAACCTTATCCTGTATAAAGGGGAGTTAGGGTTTAGGATCCCTTTACTAGAACATGTGGGAAGACAGCACCGTTAKAGGCAAAGGCAGWAAAGCGATCCATCTTACCAGGGAGTGTGGCGTCGGTAGTGGAACGTACACGG
Proteins encoded:
- the LOC112068579 gene encoding membrane-spanning 4-domains subfamily A member 4A; the encoded protein is MSSSQTTTTNGVVVITHVYPYGNGMGVAGVXSTPHCLGQTVFSVLGSFRAGHPKALGTVQIMIGLMMLLTGIVMATAPWLDNIGVVSGIFVWGSIIYVVAGSLTVAADNKLNKCLVXGSLXMNVVATVTALTGIILHSLDSAGIMLYCDXXYDFCQQYXVRSQGISGVLAVFSLLEFIVSICVSSFACRAVCLCCHSTPEQVSSIGYQIPVPHGSMTPSKAPYXXQNNYEV